AAAGCAGGAAGCCCCTAACAGCATCAGGGTGGTTTTGGCCTCTGCCTGCCTACATCCAGTGATGGGGAGCTCACCACCCGAGGTCGCTGATTCCATCACAGAACTGCTTTGACCGTTGGAAAGTTCTTCCTCTAACTGAGCCCAAGTTGGCTTCCCTTATAACTTCCCTTCATCGGCTTGGTATAATATCAAAGTGCCCTGGGTAGGGGCTGTGCTGGGGACTGGGAATTCAGGCACAGGTCCCTGCCTCTAGAGGTCATGGTCAGGGAACAGGCACTAGAACAGTGGTGTGTGGGTGAATGGTGCTGGGGGTCCCGGAAGGGATGGGTGGGGGCAGTCTGCCAGTGTGGATCGGGAAGCAGGGCAGGGAAAGAGGGGTGTGACACTTGGGCTAGACCTTGGAAGGTGAGTGCTTAAAGTGAAGAATGGGGGGGAGGACGTCCAGACAGAGGAAACCGTGTGAGAAAGTCTCAGAGGCATGGCCGTGCTCCATCTGGTCAGGAATCAGACCTGGAGCCTGGGAAGCCTGGGCCAGAGGACCAGAGCCTCATCTCTTCTGCCACCCCTGCTTGGTCTCTGCAGAGACTTGGCCCTCCAGGTTTGTGGCTGCAGTGCCCCTCACCTGCTCCACACCTGGCCCTGTCACAGGCCTCAGCAATGTCACCACCTCTGCGGGCCCTCTTTCTCctggccctgggcctggggctggctgGAACCCTCAACCCCAAGGACCCCAACACCTGCAGCTTCTGGGAAAGGTGAGAGAGGGCCCCTGCTGTGCCTTGAGGGCTGCAAGCCCCCAGCTCCCCATTCTCCCCACTGGGGCTCCTCTTTCCAGTTCCCTCCCttgcctccttccctttctccagcCCTCACCTCCCTCCTATTTCTGCTTCTACTCTCTCTGCTCCCCTAGATGGGATGCCTCTGATTCCATCCCCATCTTGATCTTGTCTCAGTCTCCATCTCAGCTGTGACCCTGTCCTTTCTTTATCCCCATCCCTTGGTCCCTGTGCGAGGCTAGCTGCAGGACAGAGCACAGGGTAGGAGCCATTCACTATGGGACAAGCAGAGGGGCTGGCCCAGGGAGAGCCCAGGGGACAGGGCTGGGCAACAAGGCCCAGGGCAAGATTTGGCCAGAAGTGCTTCAACCCATCTCCATCAGCTGGGCCCAGAAATCGGTTCTAGCTCAATTTCCCCACATAGGGAGAAGGAGGCGGTGGGGACTGGAGGGCTGGAATGGAATATTCCCAGGAATATTCCAACTCTGGGAGGATCCCTCCAGATTGAAGCAGGACAGATGGGGGGGTCCATCCTAGGCTCGAGGGAGCAAGCCTAAATATCCCTCACTGTGGCCAAGCCCTCTCACCCCTGCTCCGCTCTGCCAGCTCAgacctctctccctgccctgggccccgaCTCCATTCCCTGTCTTGCAGCTTCACCACCACGACCAAGGAGTCACACTCCCGCCCCTTCAGCCTGCTCCCCTCGGAGCCCTGTGACCGGCCCTGGGACAGCCCGCACACCTGCCCCCGGCCCACGTGAGTGTCCATCCCCCTCCATCGGCAGATGGGTGCCAGAGGAGCTGCCTCGGCCCGGGCCTTGCCCCTCTGTACCCCCATTCTTTTCTCAGAACCTTTAGAGTTCAGAGGAAGCATCTGGCCTCAGGGCACTCAAGGCATGTTGTGTGTGGGGTATGTGTGTTTGGGGTGTGCAGGTATGGTGtactgtgtgcatgtgtgtggccAGATGGGAGGCAAGGAGGGAATGTTCTATGCTACTCCAGCTCAGAGTGTTGGGCAGTGCCCCAGGCCTCCCCCAGTGCCGCACTGTGGAAGGTTGGAAGCCGGGGCCTCTGCGGGGAGGACTGAGGGCCACCTCTGGGTCTCCCCCAGGGTTGTCTACCGGACCGTGTACCGCCAGGTGGTGAAGACGGAGTACCGAATGCGCCTGCAGTGCTGCCAGGGCTTCTATGAGAGCAGCGGAGCCTGTGTCCGTGAGTCCTGGGTGGGGCCGTGGAATGAGTGGAGCCTAGGCCACCTAGTCCTTCCCTGCCCTCACCAGGGTGGGGCTACTCCTCTGCTCTCCGCTGGCCCTGTTGTCTCTAGGGACAAAGCTGCCACTTCATACCTCTGTCTCTAGCTGTCCCTatgtctctcccaccctctctctccatGTCCCTCAGCAGTCTCTGGCTCTGCATCTCTGTCTCTGGGCTGCCTGTATCTCTCTGTCAACGTGTCTCAGGACTCCGTGTCTGGCACTCTCTCTGACTCTTcctgtccctgtctctctgttGCTATCTGTCTCGACCTGTCGCCGTCCAGTCTCTCctgtcccccgcccccagcacccTGAAACCCCCAGAGCAGAGCCcgctctgtctgtctctctccttctctcagcCTTGGACCATCACCAGCCCCTACAGAGACCCCTGCCCAGcctgagcccccagcccagcccctacCCTCTCTCTGGACAGCATCCATGTCTGGTCCCTACGTGAGGAACCCCGCCTGCCCATTTCCCAACAAGGTGCTTCCAGAATTTCACAGAAAGGAGCTCGGGAGTCCGGAATCCTGAGGTCTTGACAAGCTCTGACCTGAGTTGCTTTACTCTCAGTCTCTTTGCATCTTAGAGGCAGAACTGCTGCTTGGCGAACTCCAGGTCCCTGGTGTGGGAGGAAGCTGGGGTTAGGCTTCAGAGAATAAAAGGTGGGTACGGCAGGGGTGGAAGCATCttctcacacacaccccaccccatctctgcccCAGCGCTTTGTGCTCGGGAGTGTGTTCATGGCCGCTGCGTGGCACCCAATCAGTGCCAGTGTGTGCAAGACTGGCGGGGCGACGACTGCTCCAGTGGTGAGTGGCTGGTGACGGCAGGGCATGACCCCTTGTGCCTCCAGGGATGCAGAAGCCTTGGGCACACCCTCCCTACCAGGGCACAGGTGCTTAGGCCCCCAGGGCGATCACCCAGCAGAGTCCCACTGCAGCCAGCAGCCTTTTCTGGAGGTGTGGTACAGGGGGAGGGGCCAAAGCCGGGCATGGGGGCATGTGTGGGGGCCAGGACACAGAGACCGGAACTaactggaggctggggaggggaaagacCCCTGGTGACCCCCTTCCGCTCTCCCATCCCACAGCTTGTGCCCTGGGAGTTTGGGGGCCACAGTGTGACAAGCCCTGCAACTGCGGCAACAGCAGCTCCTGTGACCCCAAGAGTGGGGCATGTTCCTGTCCCTCTGGGCTGCAGCCTCCACACTGCTTTCGGCCCTGCTCCCCTGGCCGCTATGGCCCTGCCTGCCAGTTCAGCTGCCAGTGCCATGGGGCACCCTGTGACCCACAGACCGGAGCCTGCCTCTGCCCCCCAGAGAGAACTGGGCCCAGGTGTGTAACAGGAGGAACACACACTAATGGGATCGCAGACACAGGATGCACGGGCATATGTGGGGACACAAGGGGACTCAGCATCCCAAACGTGGGGTTGGAGTCAAGAGGCCCAGACCCTGGTCCCAGCTTTGCTGCTCGCTGGATGAGCAACCTTGAGCAAATCATTGACTCTTCACGTGTTTGTTTCCGGTCTGCAAAATGGGAGCAGTATCGTCCACCTAGAAGGTTTGCTGTGAAGATAACATGAACTAGCGTGTGAGCGAAAGCACGTCCCAAATTGGGGCTGAGACAGGGACGCAGAGAACCCTACTGCAAGGCAGGGTGCAGGGAGAGCTGGGGAGTCACAGGAGGGAGAATGTGCATCTAGCTGGAGATCAAAGATCCAGCTTCATGGAGGAGCTCTGGCGTTGAGCCCTCAGGATAGAAAACCACGGCAGGCAGACGTGTTGCCCCCAGAGGGACAAGCATGAGCAAAGGTAGAGGTGGAGCAGAGGGTGCGTGGAGAGCACACGGCACCCATGGCTCTTCGCTCTACCCCTCCTGATGGGGCTGGGTGTCCCTGCCATTTCCAGTCCTGGAAACGTTTGTTTTTTGATCCCTGCAGTACCCAACAGGGAAGCGGGGGTGAGACTCACTGAGCCCTGGGGTCGGGCCTTCCTCTTGGGGAGGGCCTGTTTGTGGTTGACCAGTCCTTGGAGGCAAAGGGGGAAGCAGGTACTGCTTGTTTACATACTGACCTCACCCCCTCTGCCCAACAGCTGCGAGGTGTTCTGTTCACAGGACAGTGTTGGCTTCTTCTGCCCCAGCACCCCTCCTTGCCAAAATGGGGGTGTCTTCCAGGCCTCTCGGGGCTCCTGCAGCTGCCCACCTGGCTGGATGGTATGAAGGGTGGGGCCTGTGGGTATGAATTCTGTGGGCGGTTCTCTATAGGGCTCCCAGGAGGATGTGTGTGAGGTGGGTAGGCTGTGTGGGCCCTGGAGAGGTTTGAGGGTTTGGGATGTAGGGGTATTGACGGGTCCTGTGGCcgtggggagagggctgggctcCTGGGGCTCTGTCGACCTCTCACCCCCACAGGGCAccatctgttccctgccctgccccgAGGGCTCCTATGGACCCAACTGCTCCCAGGAATGTCGCTGTCACAACGGAGGCCTCTGCGACCGGTTCACCGGGCAGTGTCGCTGCGCTCCGGGATACACAGGGGACCGGTGAGTAGTGTTGGCCTGGGGTGCGAGTGGCCTGGGGTGGGCCGGGAGCGGCGGCGGGCTGCGTGGCCAGGCTCACTCCCACGAGGTGCCCAGGTGCCGTGAGGAGTGCCCCGTGGGCCGCTTCGGGCAGGACTGTGCTGAGACTTGTGACTGCGCCACGGGCGCCCGCTGCTTCCCGGCCAACGGCGCGTGTCTGTGCGAACACGGCTTCACTGGGGACCGCTGCGCCGAACGTCTCTGCCCCGACGGCCTCTACGGCCTCAGCTGCCAGATGCCCTGCACCTGCGACCCGGAACACAGTCTCAAGTAGGCCGCGGGCACTGTGGTCAAGGGGTCTGGAGGCCAGTGGGAGAGGCCTTCGGTGCTGAAGCCACCGGAGTCACAAAAAGGACTTAGGGCGGGGCAGATCTCacagaagggaaaagggaggggccTCGGGGACGGGGAGAGACCGCTCTCAGAACAGCACCGAGCCTCCCCGATGTCCGCCTCAATTCGGCGATGCTCGGCTCCCACCACGCGGAGGGGGCGGGGAAGTCGACCTGCGGACCCGGCCTCAGACCGCTCCGCGCCCCCGCCTCCGCCCGCAGCTGCCACCCGATGAGCGGGGAGTGCTCTTGCCTGCCGGGCTGGGCGGGCCTCCACTGCAACGAGAGCTGCCCGCAGGACACGCACGGGCCCGGCTGTCAGGAGCACTGCCTCTGCCTGCACGGCGGCGTCTGCCAGCCCGACAGCGGCCTCTGCCGGTGCGCGCCCGGCTACACGGTGAGGCGCGCCCCGCCGCGAGGGAGGTGCCGGAGAGGCCCGGGAGCCCGCCCGCTCCTCTCACTGGTGCTCCCGCCCGCTCTCAGGGCCCGCACTGCGCTAGCCTCTGTCCCCCTGACACCTATGGAGTCAACTGCTCCGCACGCTGCTCCTGCGAAAATGCCATCGCCTGCTCGCCCATCGACGGCACCTGCGTCTGCAAGGAAGGTAACGGGTTGGGATCTCCCGGAAGGGGATTTGGGGGCGGGGCCATGCGAAGAAGGGAGGGACCAAGGGTAGGGGCAGGCCAAGGGTAGGGGAGAGGCTGCAGGGTAAGGGTGGAGGCACTGGTCAGCAGCTGGACTGCTGGGAAAGTAGCCAGGCTACTTCCTTCCTGGAATATCCGCTTTGCTTTTTTTCAAACACAAAAATCCCAATTGTCCTTAAAGGCCCAGGCCAGAGGTACCTCTTTGCAGATCATTCCTCATCCTCAGACATACAGAATCACAGAATGGCAGCTCCAGCAAGGGCCTCGGAGATCTACCAGGGGTGGCACGTTGGCAACCTTTAGGCTAGATTCGGACACAGATATGTTTTGTTTGACTAGCTCTCTATCAGATTTAACAAAAGTCCAGTCTCCAGTCCCCACTCCTCCCTATTGTCTTACACATGATCTGGAGAACTCATTTAGTTACCTGTTGGGGCCTCTGTAAGCATTTGGGTTTGCTGCCACCCTccttcattttgcagaagaggcAACCAAGACCCAGAAGGTGGTGGTGCATCCCCAGCGGTCTTTCAACCTTCTGTCCAACATCCAACAGTTTCTATGCTTGTCTCCTATGCGGTCATGggcatccccacccccagccccagctcatAGTGCAGAGCCTGGCAGAGCCAATGCCCAGTGTGTGCTTGCTCAGGAGGGGAGCCAGGTCCCCATGCCTACTTGCAAGTCCCCTCTTCCAGGTTGGCAGCATGGTAACTGCTCCGTGCCCTGCCCGCCTGGAACCTGGGGCTTCGGTTGCAATGCCAGCTGCCAGTGTGCCCACGAGGCAGCCTGCAGCCCCCAAACCGGAGCCTGTACCTGTACCCCTGGGTGGCACGGGACCCACTGCCAGCTCCCCTGCCTGGTAAGTGCACAACAGTCTGCctgcctgggggagggaagggcacagCACCCCCCAACTGACTGGCGTATCCTaccctccactccctctccaaGAAGGGGATGTTTGGTGAAGGCTGTGCCAGCCGCTGTGACTGTGACCATTCTGATGGCTGTGACCCTGTTCACGGACACTGCCAGTGCCAAGCTGGCTGGACAGGTGAGCGTTCTGGGTGTCCAGGCCCCAGGCTTACTGTGGAGTTGAGGGGTGCATCCCACAGGACATGTGTTCAGAAGAAACCCTACGGAAGGGGGGGCCACAGGCCAGTCTCATCCTACCCCTCTCACAGGTACCCGCTgccacctgccctgccctgagGGCTTCTGGGGAGCCAACTGTAGCAACACCTGCACCTGCAAGAATGGGGGCACCTGCATCCCTGAGAATGGcaactgtgtgtgtgcacctggaTTCCGAGGCCCCTCCTGCCAGAGATGTgaggctccctcccctccccctgcctgccaGCAGTAATGGGCAGTGTAGTGTCAGATGCCTGGAGCTCCCACTCTACCCCTCTTGGTCTCTTGTGCTGACTCCAGTCTTTGGGCCGGTTGctgcagtgggagggaggga
The genomic region above belongs to Phocoena sinus isolate mPhoSin1 chromosome 1, mPhoSin1.pri, whole genome shotgun sequence and contains:
- the PEAR1 gene encoding platelet endothelial aggregation receptor 1 isoform X1 is translated as MSPPLRALFLLALGLGLAGTLNPKDPNTCSFWESFTTTTKESHSRPFSLLPSEPCDRPWDSPHTCPRPTVVYRTVYRQVVKTEYRMRLQCCQGFYESSGACVPLCARECVHGRCVAPNQCQCVQDWRGDDCSSACALGVWGPQCDKPCNCGNSSSCDPKSGACSCPSGLQPPHCFRPCSPGRYGPACQFSCQCHGAPCDPQTGACLCPPERTGPSCEVFCSQDSVGFFCPSTPPCQNGGVFQASRGSCSCPPGWMGTICSLPCPEGSYGPNCSQECRCHNGGLCDRFTGQCRCAPGYTGDRCREECPVGRFGQDCAETCDCATGARCFPANGACLCEHGFTGDRCAERLCPDGLYGLSCQMPCTCDPEHSLNCHPMSGECSCLPGWAGLHCNESCPQDTHGPGCQEHCLCLHGGVCQPDSGLCRCAPGYTGPHCASLCPPDTYGVNCSARCSCENAIACSPIDGTCVCKEGWQHGNCSVPCPPGTWGFGCNASCQCAHEAACSPQTGACTCTPGWHGTHCQLPCLKGMFGEGCASRCDCDHSDGCDPVHGHCQCQAGWTGTRCHLPCPEGFWGANCSNTCTCKNGGTCIPENGNCVCAPGFRGPSCQRSCQPGRYGKRCVPCKCANHSSCHPSNGTCYCMAGWTGPDCSQPCPLGHWGANCAQLCQCRHGGTCHPQHGSCFCPPGRTGHLCLEGCSPGVFGANCSQPCQCGPGERCHPETGACVCPPGHSGAPCRIGSQEPFTMMPTSPVAYNSLGAVIGIAVLGSLVVALVALFIGYRHWQKGKVHHHLAVAYSSGRLDGSEYVMPDVPPSYSHYYSNPSYHTLSQCSPNPPLPNKVPGSQLFASLQAPERPGGAHGHDNNHATLPADWKHRRQPPPGPLDRANSHLDRSYSCSYSNRNGPGPFYSKGPISEEGLGASVASLSSENPYATIRDLPSLLGSPRESSYMEMKGPPSGSPPRQPPQLRDSQRRRHPQPERDSGTYEQPSPLTHDRDSVGSRPPLPPGLPPGHYDSPKNSHIPGHYDLPPVRHPPSPPLRCQDR
- the PEAR1 gene encoding platelet endothelial aggregation receptor 1 isoform X2, with the translated sequence MSPPLRALFLLALGLGLAGTLNPKDPNTCSFWESFTTTTKESHSRPFSLLPSEPCDRPWDSPHTCPRPTVVYRTVYRQVVKTEYRMRLQCCQGFYESSGACVPLCARECVHGRCVAPNQCQCVQDWRGDDCSSACALGVWGPQCDKPCNCGNSSSCDPKSGACSCPSGLQPPHCFRPCSPGRYGPACQFSCQCHGAPCDPQTGACLCPPERTGPSCEVFCSQDSVGFFCPSTPPCQNGGVFQASRGSCSCPPGWMGTICSLPCPEGSYGPNCSQECRCHNGGLCDRFTGQCRCAPGYTGDRCREECPVGRFGQDCAETCDCATGARCFPANGACLCEHGFTGDRCAERLCPDGLYGLSCQMPCTCDPEHSLNCHPMSGECSCLPGWAGLHCNESCPQDTHGPGCQEHCLCLHGGVCQPDSGLCRCAPGYTGPHCASLCPPDTYGVNCSARCSCENAIACSPIDGTCVCKEGWQHGNCSVPCPPGTWGFGCNASCQCAHEAACSPQTGACTCTPGWHGTHCQLPCLGMFGEGCASRCDCDHSDGCDPVHGHCQCQAGWTGTRCHLPCPEGFWGANCSNTCTCKNGGTCIPENGNCVCAPGFRGPSCQRSCQPGRYGKRCVPCKCANHSSCHPSNGTCYCMAGWTGPDCSQPCPLGHWGANCAQLCQCRHGGTCHPQHGSCFCPPGRTGHLCLEGCSPGVFGANCSQPCQCGPGERCHPETGACVCPPGHSGAPCRIGSQEPFTMMPTSPVAYNSLGAVIGIAVLGSLVVALVALFIGYRHWQKGKVHHHLAVAYSSGRLDGSEYVMPDVPPSYSHYYSNPSYHTLSQCSPNPPLPNKVPGSQLFASLQAPERPGGAHGHDNNHATLPADWKHRRQPPPGPLDRANSHLDRSYSCSYSNRNGPGPFYSKGPISEEGLGASVASLSSENPYATIRDLPSLLGSPRESSYMEMKGPPSGSPPRQPPQLRDSQRRRHPQPERDSGTYEQPSPLTHDRDSVGSRPPLPPGLPPGHYDSPKNSHIPGHYDLPPVRHPPSPPLRCQDR
- the PEAR1 gene encoding platelet endothelial aggregation receptor 1 isoform X3; amino-acid sequence: MSPPLRALFLLALGLGLAGTLNPKDPNTCSFWESFTTTTKESHSRPFSLLPSEPCDRPWDSPHTCPRPTVVYRTVYRQVVKTEYRMRLQCCQGFYESSGACVPLCARECVHGRCVAPNQCQCVQDWRGDDCSSACALGVWGPQCDKPCNCGNSSSCDPKSGACSCPSGLQPPHCFRPCSPGRYGPACQFSCQCHGAPCDPQTGACLCPPERTGPSCEVFCSQDSVGFFCPSTPPCQNGGVFQASRGSCSCPPGWMGTICSLPCPEGSYGPNCSQECRCHNGGLCDRFTGQCRCAPGYTGDRCREECPVGRFGQDCAETCDCATGARCFPANGACLCEHGFTGDRCAERLCPDGLYGLSCQMPCTCDPEHSLNCHPMSGECSCLPGWAGLHCNESCPQDTHGPGCQEHCLCLHGGVCQPDSGLCRCAPGYTGPHCASLCPPDTYGVNCSARCSCENAIACSPIDGTCVCKEGWQHGNCSVPCPPGTWGFGCNASCQCAHEAACSPQTGACTCTPGWHGTHCQLPCLKGMFGEGCASRCDCDHSDGCDPVHGHCQCQAGWTGTRCHLPCPEGFWGANCSNTCTCKNGGTCIPENGNCVCAPGFRGPSCQRSCPLGHWGANCAQLCQCRHGGTCHPQHGSCFCPPGRTGHLCLEGCSPGVFGANCSQPCQCGPGERCHPETGACVCPPGHSGAPCRIGSQEPFTMMPTSPVAYNSLGAVIGIAVLGSLVVALVALFIGYRHWQKGKVHHHLAVAYSSGRLDGSEYVMPDVPPSYSHYYSNPSYHTLSQCSPNPPLPNKVPGSQLFASLQAPERPGGAHGHDNNHATLPADWKHRRQPPPGPLDRANSHLDRSYSCSYSNRNGPGPFYSKGPISEEGLGASVASLSSENPYATIRDLPSLLGSPRESSYMEMKGPPSGSPPRQPPQLRDSQRRRHPQPERDSGTYEQPSPLTHDRDSVGSRPPLPPGLPPGHYDSPKNSHIPGHYDLPPVRHPPSPPLRCQDR
- the PEAR1 gene encoding platelet endothelial aggregation receptor 1 isoform X5, with product MSPPLRALFLLALGLGLAGTLNPKDPNTCSFWESFTTTTKESHSRPFSLLPSEPCDRPWDSPHTCPRPTVVYRTVYRQVVKTEYRMRLQCCQGFYESSGACVPLCARECVHGRCVAPNQCQCVQDWRGDDCSSACALGVWGPQCDKPCNCGNSSSCDPKSGACSCPSGLQPPHCFRPCSPGRYGPACQFSCQCHGAPCDPQTGACLCPPERTGPSCEVFCSQDSVGFFCPSTPPCQNGGVFQASRGSCSCPPGWMGTICSLPCPEGSYGPNCSQECRCHNGGLCDRFTGQCRCAPGYTGDRCREECPVGRFGQDCAETCDCATGARCFPANGACLCEHGFTGDRCAERLCPDGLYGLSCQMPCTCDPEHSLNCHPMSGECSCLPGWAGLHCNESCPQDTHGPGCQEHCLCLHGGVCQPDSGLCRCAPGYTGPHCASLCPPDTYGVNCSARCSCENAIACSPIDGTCVCKEGWQHGNCSVPCPPGTWGFGCNASCQCAHEAACSPQTGACTCTPGWHGTHCQLPCLKGMFGEGCASRCDCDHSDGCDPVHGHCQCQAGWTGTRCHLPCPEGFWGANCSNTCTCKNGGTCIPENGNCVCAPGFRGPSCQRSCPLGHWGANCAQLCQCRHGGTCHPQHGSCFCPPGRTGHLCLEGCSPGVFGANCSQPCQCGPGERCHPETGACVCPPGHSGAPCRIGSQEPFTMMPTSPVAYNSLGAVIGIAVLGSLVVALVALFIGYRHWQKGKVHHHLAVAYSSGRLDGSEYVMPANSHLDRSYSCSYSNRNGPGPFYSKGPISEEGLGASVASLSSENPYATIRDLPSLLGSPRESSYMEMKGPPSGSPPRQPPQLRDSQRRRHPQPERDSGTYEQPSPLTHDRDSVGSRPPLPPGLPPGHYDSPKNSHIPGHYDLPPVRHPPSPPLRCQDR
- the PEAR1 gene encoding platelet endothelial aggregation receptor 1 isoform X4, encoding MSPPLRALFLLALGLGLAGTLNPKDPNTCSFWESFTTTTKESHSRPFSLLPSEPCDRPWDSPHTCPRPTVVYRTVYRQVVKTEYRMRLQCCQGFYESSGACVPLCARECVHGRCVAPNQCQCVQDWRGDDCSSACALGVWGPQCDKPCNCGNSSSCDPKSGACSCPSGLQPPHCFRPCSPGRYGPACQFSCQCHGAPCDPQTGACLCPPERTGPSCEVFCSQDSVGFFCPSTPPCQNGGVFQASRGSCSCPPGWMGTICSLPCPEGSYGPNCSQECRCHNGGLCDRFTGQCRCAPGYTGDRCREECPVGRFGQDCAETCDCATGARCFPANGACLCEHGFTGDRCAERLCPDGLYGLSCQMPCTCDPEHSLNCHPMSGECSCLPGWAGLHCNESCPQDTHGPGCQEHCLCLHGGVCQPDSGLCRCAPGYTGPHCASLCPPDTYGVNCSARCSCENAIACSPIDGTCVCKEGWQHGNCSVPCPPGTWGFGCNASCQCAHEAACSPQTGACTCTPGWHGTHCQLPCLKGMFGEGCASRCDCDHSDGCDPVHGHCQCQAGWTGTRCHLPCPEGFWGANCSNTCTCKNGGTCIPENGNCVCAPGFRGPSCQRSCQPGRYGKRCVPCKCANHSSCHPSNGTCYCMAGWTGPDCSQPCPLGHWGANCAQLCQCRHGGTCHPQHGSCFCPPGRTGHLCLEGCSPGVFGANCSQPCQCGPGERCHPETGACVCPPGHSGAPCRIGSQEPFTMMPTSPVAYNSLGAVIGIAVLGSLVVALVALFIGYRHWQKGKVHHHLAVAYSSGRLDGSEYVMPANSHLDRSYSCSYSNRNGPGPFYSKGPISEEGLGASVASLSSENPYATIRDLPSLLGSPRESSYMEMKGPPSGSPPRQPPQLRDSQRRRHPQPERDSGTYEQPSPLTHDRDSVGSRPPLPPGLPPGHYDSPKNSHIPGHYDLPPVRHPPSPPLRCQDR